A stretch of Argonema galeatum A003/A1 DNA encodes these proteins:
- a CDS encoding reverse transcriptase family protein, with protein sequence MTDQPRTRQELYDRIRQSSREEVILEEMIRLGFWPAQGEMPQDPADEIRRRGEIQAELSDLYKQNRILNSEEALKKQLYQQRLEESRRKRQETKERRERERLERAEAWRQKNQEDIVYLGDRVSGGLNYTECNQERLQSYGLPIYNTAEQIAAAMGISIGQLRFLAFSRKTSPISHYIRFKIPKKTGGDRIISAPMPRLKQAQHWILTNILEKVELHNAAHGFRQGRSIVSNAQPHVGAEVVINFDLKNFFPSISYRRIKGLLHAIGYSEAAATIFGLLCTEPDVEEVEIDGKTYYVALTERHLPQGAPTSPAITNILCRRLDRRLTQMAEELGFVYTRYADDLTFSASGDNLRHICNVLRRTESIVEHEGFVINEEKTRILRNSRQQDVTGVIVNDKANVDKKTLKRFRATLYQIEKDGLSGKRWGHSSDLIASIQGFANFVAMVNPELGAEFKEQVRRIREKYR encoded by the coding sequence ATGACTGACCAACCCAGAACCCGTCAAGAACTGTACGATCGCATCCGCCAATCTTCCAGAGAAGAGGTGATCCTTGAAGAGATGATTCGCCTTGGGTTCTGGCCCGCCCAAGGCGAAATGCCGCAAGATCCAGCTGATGAAATTCGTCGTCGTGGGGAAATACAGGCAGAACTTAGCGACCTCTACAAGCAAAACCGCATCCTCAACAGTGAAGAGGCACTCAAGAAGCAGTTATATCAGCAAAGACTGGAGGAGTCGCGGCGCAAGCGTCAGGAAACGAAAGAACGTCGGGAACGGGAAAGGCTAGAACGCGCAGAAGCTTGGCGACAAAAGAACCAGGAAGATATTGTTTATTTAGGCGATCGCGTTTCCGGCGGACTCAACTATACCGAATGCAATCAAGAACGTTTGCAAAGTTATGGCTTGCCGATTTATAACACAGCCGAACAAATTGCCGCCGCGATGGGAATTAGCATCGGACAATTACGCTTTCTCGCCTTTTCCCGCAAAACATCTCCAATTTCTCACTACATTCGCTTCAAAATACCTAAAAAGACGGGAGGCGATCGCATCATTTCAGCCCCAATGCCACGGCTAAAACAAGCGCAACATTGGATACTTACTAATATACTAGAAAAAGTCGAATTACACAACGCCGCCCACGGTTTCCGCCAAGGTCGTTCAATTGTTAGTAACGCACAACCTCACGTCGGTGCAGAAGTTGTAATAAACTTCGATTTAAAGAACTTTTTTCCTTCAATTTCTTATCGACGAATCAAAGGACTTTTGCACGCGATCGGCTATTCGGAAGCAGCCGCCACAATTTTTGGCTTACTCTGTACAGAACCCGATGTTGAAGAAGTTGAAATAGATGGAAAAACTTATTATGTAGCACTTACCGAACGCCACTTACCCCAAGGCGCACCCACCAGCCCAGCCATTACTAATATACTCTGCCGCCGACTCGATCGCCGCCTCACCCAAATGGCAGAAGAATTGGGTTTTGTTTATACTCGCTACGCCGACGACCTAACTTTTTCTGCCTCTGGCGATAACCTCCGTCATATTTGTAACGTATTGAGACGCACCGAATCAATAGTCGAACACGAAGGTTTTGTGATTAATGAAGAGAAAACCAGAATCCTTCGCAATTCGCGACAGCAAGATGTAACTGGAGTTATAGTTAACGATAAAGCAAATGTTGATAAGAAAACTCTCAAACGCTTTCGGGCCACTTTGTATCAGATTGAAAAAGACGGTTTGTCAGGGAAACGCTGGGGTCATTCTTCAGATTTAATTGCCTCAATTCAGGGATTTGCTAACTTTGTGGCAATGGTTAATCCCGAACTTGGTGCAGAGTTTAAAGAACAGGTGAGACGAATTAGAGAAAAATATAGATAG